The following coding sequences are from one Lasioglossum baleicum chromosome 18, iyLasBale1, whole genome shotgun sequence window:
- the LOC143218129 gene encoding sphingomyelin phosphodiesterase isoform X2 → MQNQKWIALNIFLLFLIGTMQITHTYGNPIRDRSERGEEIPERNWTQLAEEWFAARDKAAEQMDVTILPFTDTLRDLPPTVGAIVDINGTSSDQLKRFNYSRMLWDMETVQPSGQLSGFVDKALKLLDLKQVMMEVETSVMSKVSCTACKGAAAILQYYIKAGKSDEDIMNSIYQFCVSLKIQSARVCQGVTLLFGGEVIYVLKQINMGPPQICSFVIGDACDDTYNPLHEWEVAFPPVNKPPIKPPIPPEEGVPTFKVLHISDTHYDPYYQEGANADCNEPLCCRLTNGAPASPAAAAGRWGDYRKCDTPKRTVDHMLKHIAHTHSDIDYILWTGDLPPHDIWNQTREENLKVLHDTVAQLTESFPGIPIFPALGNHESAPVNSFPPPFVPKENSISWLYDALDKHWRRWLPAGVSHTVRRGAFYSVLVRPGFRILSVNMNYCNNKNWWLLINSTDPVSELQWLVYELQGAEMNGEKVHIIGHIPPGHSDCLKVWSRNYYHIINRYESTITAQFFGHTHYDEFQLFYDTVDLGRALSIAYIGPSVTPYADLNPGYRIYYVDGDHPKTTRLVVDHETWVMNLKEANLYDYPIWHKLYSARQTYQMSSLLPRDWDSLIDKMSNEPSLFHLYYKNYYKNSPVRPACDDECRKRLLCDLRSGRSHDRKALCQSLESRIDSDTRTGWRVWIYNGLALS, encoded by the exons atgcaaaatcaaaaatggATCGCCTTGAACATATTTCTCTTATTCCTTATCGGCACGATGCAGATTACACACACATATG GAAATCCCATCAGGGACAGatcagagagaggagaggagatccCCGAAAGAAACTGGACCCAACTGGCAGAAGAATGGTTCGCTGCGAGAGACAAGGCCGCAGAACAAATGGATGTTACCATTCTACCGTTCACTGACACTCTGCGAGATCTGCCGCCAACCGTGGGAGCAATCGTTGACATTAATGGCACCAGCTCTGATCAGCTCAAAAGA ttCAACTATTCTCGAATGCTATGGGACATGGAAACAGTGCAGCCCAGCGGACAGCTTTCAGGATTCGTAGACAAAGCTTTAAAGCTTCTGGATCTGAAGCAGGTCATGATGGAGGTTGAAACATCTGTTATGTCCAAGGTCTCCTGCACAGCTTGCAAAGGTGCTGCTGCTATTCTTCAATATTACATAAAGGCTGGGAAGAGCGATGAAGATATTATGAACAGTATTTATCAGTTTTGCGTGTCGTTGAAGATTCAAAGTGCGCGCGTGTGTCAGGGAGTCACACTGCTGTTCGGA GGGGAAGTGATCTACGTTCTAAAACAAATCAACATGGGACCCCCTCAGATCTGCAGCTTTGTGATAGGCGACGCCTGTGACGACACCTATAACCCGCTCCACGAGTGGGAGGTAGCTTTTCCACCTGTGAACAAGCCCCCTATTAAACCACCAATACCACCGGAAGAAGGCGTGCCCACCTTCAAAGTCCTTCACATCTCGGACACGCATTACGATCCTTATTATCAGGAGGGTGCGAATGCTGATTGCAACGAGCCACtgtgctgcagactcaccaatggCGCACCCGCGAGTCCCGCAGCGGCGGCGGGGCGATGGGGAGATTATAGAAAATGCGACACGCCCAAGAGAACCGTTGATCATATGCTGAAACACATTGCTCACACACATTCT GACATTGATTATATCCTGTGGACTGGCGACCTACCACCTCATGATATATGGAATCAGAcaagagaagagaatttgaAGGTGCTACACGATACTGTAGCACAGCTCACTGAAAGCTTTCCTGGTATCCCAATTTTTCCTGCTCTAGGCAACCATGAAAGTGCCCCTGTCAACAG CTTTCCGCCACCATTCGTGCCAAAAGAAAATAGCATATCATGGTTGTACGACGCTCTGGATAAGCACTGGAGACGTTGGCTGCCAGCAGGCGTGTCCCACACAGTCCGCAGAGGAGCTTTCTATTCTGTATTGGTTCGTCCAGGTTTCAGGATCCTTTCGGTGAACATGAACTACTGCAACAACAAAAATTGGTGGCTGTTGATCAACAGCACTGATCCAGTTAGCGAGCTACAATGGCTTGTTTACGAGCTGCAGGGGGCCGAGATGAACGGTGAAAAGGTTCACATTATCGGACACATACCGCCGGGACACTCGGACTGTTTAAAGGTCTGGTCAAGGAATTATTACCATATCATCAATCG GTATGAATCGACGATAACGGCACAGTTCTTTGGCCATACTCACTACGACgagtttcaacttttttatgacacGGTTGATCTCGGAAGAGCTCTTAGTATAGCTTATATTGGACCATCAGTGACTCCTTACGCTGACTTGAATCCAGGGTATAGAATATACTATGTCGATGGCGATCATCCAAAGACTACTAGA CTTGTGGTTGATCATGAAACCTGGGTGATGAACTTGAAGGAAGCCAATTTGTATGATTATCCGATCTGGCACAAGCTGTACAGTGCAAGACAGACTTATCAAATGTCATCACTTTTGCCAAGGGACTGGGACTCTCTAATTGATAAAATGAGCAATGAACCTTCGCTGTTTCATCTTTATTACAA gaactattataaaaattcGCCGGTGAGACCGGCATGCGACGACGAATGTCGCAAAAGACTACTCTGCGACTTAAGAAGTGGCAGAAGCCATGATCGGAAAGCACTATGCCAGAGCTTAGAATCTAGAATAGACAGTGACACAAGGACAGGCTGGCGAGTGTGGATATACAACGGTCTAGCTTTATC ATAA
- the LOC143218129 gene encoding sphingomyelin phosphodiesterase isoform X1 → MQNQKWIALNIFLLFLIGTMQITHTYGNPIRDRSERGEEIPERNWTQLAEEWFAARDKAAEQMDVTILPFTDTLRDLPPTVGAIVDINGTSSDQLKRFNYSRMLWDMETVQPSGQLSGFVDKALKLLDLKQVMMEVETSVMSKVSCTACKGAAAILQYYIKAGKSDEDIMNSIYQFCVSLKIQSARVCQGVTLLFGGEVIYVLKQINMGPPQICSFVIGDACDDTYNPLHEWEVAFPPVNKPPIKPPIPPEEGVPTFKVLHISDTHYDPYYQEGANADCNEPLCCRLTNGAPASPAAAAGRWGDYRKCDTPKRTVDHMLKHIAHTHSDIDYILWTGDLPPHDIWNQTREENLKVLHDTVAQLTESFPGIPIFPALGNHESAPVNSFPPPFVPKENSISWLYDALDKHWRRWLPAGVSHTVRRGAFYSVLVRPGFRILSVNMNYCNNKNWWLLINSTDPVSELQWLVYELQGAEMNGEKVHIIGHIPPGHSDCLKVWSRNYYHIINRYESTITAQFFGHTHYDEFQLFYDTVDLGRALSIAYIGPSVTPYADLNPGYRIYYVDGDHPKTTRLVVDHETWVMNLKEANLYDYPIWHKLYSARQTYQMSSLLPRDWDSLIDKMSNEPSLFHLYYKNYYKNSPVRPACDDECRKRLLCDLRSGRSHDRKALCQSLESRIDSDTRTGWRVWIYNGLALSMSIFMAIPRFAYNLPNFQTAVARNHSQWNK, encoded by the exons atgcaaaatcaaaaatggATCGCCTTGAACATATTTCTCTTATTCCTTATCGGCACGATGCAGATTACACACACATATG GAAATCCCATCAGGGACAGatcagagagaggagaggagatccCCGAAAGAAACTGGACCCAACTGGCAGAAGAATGGTTCGCTGCGAGAGACAAGGCCGCAGAACAAATGGATGTTACCATTCTACCGTTCACTGACACTCTGCGAGATCTGCCGCCAACCGTGGGAGCAATCGTTGACATTAATGGCACCAGCTCTGATCAGCTCAAAAGA ttCAACTATTCTCGAATGCTATGGGACATGGAAACAGTGCAGCCCAGCGGACAGCTTTCAGGATTCGTAGACAAAGCTTTAAAGCTTCTGGATCTGAAGCAGGTCATGATGGAGGTTGAAACATCTGTTATGTCCAAGGTCTCCTGCACAGCTTGCAAAGGTGCTGCTGCTATTCTTCAATATTACATAAAGGCTGGGAAGAGCGATGAAGATATTATGAACAGTATTTATCAGTTTTGCGTGTCGTTGAAGATTCAAAGTGCGCGCGTGTGTCAGGGAGTCACACTGCTGTTCGGA GGGGAAGTGATCTACGTTCTAAAACAAATCAACATGGGACCCCCTCAGATCTGCAGCTTTGTGATAGGCGACGCCTGTGACGACACCTATAACCCGCTCCACGAGTGGGAGGTAGCTTTTCCACCTGTGAACAAGCCCCCTATTAAACCACCAATACCACCGGAAGAAGGCGTGCCCACCTTCAAAGTCCTTCACATCTCGGACACGCATTACGATCCTTATTATCAGGAGGGTGCGAATGCTGATTGCAACGAGCCACtgtgctgcagactcaccaatggCGCACCCGCGAGTCCCGCAGCGGCGGCGGGGCGATGGGGAGATTATAGAAAATGCGACACGCCCAAGAGAACCGTTGATCATATGCTGAAACACATTGCTCACACACATTCT GACATTGATTATATCCTGTGGACTGGCGACCTACCACCTCATGATATATGGAATCAGAcaagagaagagaatttgaAGGTGCTACACGATACTGTAGCACAGCTCACTGAAAGCTTTCCTGGTATCCCAATTTTTCCTGCTCTAGGCAACCATGAAAGTGCCCCTGTCAACAG CTTTCCGCCACCATTCGTGCCAAAAGAAAATAGCATATCATGGTTGTACGACGCTCTGGATAAGCACTGGAGACGTTGGCTGCCAGCAGGCGTGTCCCACACAGTCCGCAGAGGAGCTTTCTATTCTGTATTGGTTCGTCCAGGTTTCAGGATCCTTTCGGTGAACATGAACTACTGCAACAACAAAAATTGGTGGCTGTTGATCAACAGCACTGATCCAGTTAGCGAGCTACAATGGCTTGTTTACGAGCTGCAGGGGGCCGAGATGAACGGTGAAAAGGTTCACATTATCGGACACATACCGCCGGGACACTCGGACTGTTTAAAGGTCTGGTCAAGGAATTATTACCATATCATCAATCG GTATGAATCGACGATAACGGCACAGTTCTTTGGCCATACTCACTACGACgagtttcaacttttttatgacacGGTTGATCTCGGAAGAGCTCTTAGTATAGCTTATATTGGACCATCAGTGACTCCTTACGCTGACTTGAATCCAGGGTATAGAATATACTATGTCGATGGCGATCATCCAAAGACTACTAGA CTTGTGGTTGATCATGAAACCTGGGTGATGAACTTGAAGGAAGCCAATTTGTATGATTATCCGATCTGGCACAAGCTGTACAGTGCAAGACAGACTTATCAAATGTCATCACTTTTGCCAAGGGACTGGGACTCTCTAATTGATAAAATGAGCAATGAACCTTCGCTGTTTCATCTTTATTACAA gaactattataaaaattcGCCGGTGAGACCGGCATGCGACGACGAATGTCGCAAAAGACTACTCTGCGACTTAAGAAGTGGCAGAAGCCATGATCGGAAAGCACTATGCCAGAGCTTAGAATCTAGAATAGACAGTGACACAAGGACAGGCTGGCGAGTGTGGATATACAACGGTCTAGCTTTATC